gtttcccaaaagcttatatactatttcaaacaggttaataatttctactacaataatcaggttaaaaatcacacacagaaaactcacgcattttacaacaatcctttgcttgcagaagttgattaaatcttctctcttcccgtaagcaggtgtaatcccatctcctgtaattttcacagttctgttggttcctgccatggcaccttggttatcaaactagctatgctaatcaagtctgtttgactctctgtcttgtgtattcccagatctccccctCCTGTATCAACCAAGAAcacccccttgatggctttattaattaacctctgcacacattgaagcaagcaaggtatcataactaatacaattattattacaatcattacatgcattcctatcctaagaaaGTCTTTTAGCCAAGATGTCAGACCTTAGCCACTAAAcaggttatctagccaagatccagattctacttttagtttaaatacactgtaaaatataaggaataattataacaatacataatataatgctTAATACATATAAGCTtgttttaactaaatttctaatcTATTTATGAAGTCTTTAGCTTCTTAGGCGTTTATTCAGCAATTCAAATCTATCATCTGTTTCCAGGTTTTTTACACTTTCTTTCAGGGCTGAGGCTTCACaattttgcaacataaactgaatctgttactagattaaaaggaacagaaaaattttgaaaagctctgacaaGAGTAGCAAGTTCAAAAATTTGAGGGGATTTAAGTCTGCCATTGAACAATTCAAgacattaaaaacatacagggctttgcataatctttcagcaggagcaTCCCCGGCTCCCCCCTTTTGTTGTACCAGAAGACGTTTGAGAACGCCATGGGCGCCGGGCTGTTCTATAACTGATTGTCCTGTGGGTGAGTGAGGTATGCCCCTTTGGTGAGTGATAGCCCATAAGGAGAAGAAGTTTGCAACTCTACGGGAAATGTATGCAGGCCATTATGTGTCTTAATCTGTTGTGGAAttcctaaggtggcaaaggcagcagcgaaaTGACGGCAAGCCtctctccctgtctctcccgtgggagctgaggcaaacagagcacctgaaaaggcatcaatagaagcatgcacaaatttcaagTGGCCaaattcaggaatgtgtgtcacatctgtttGCCACATCTGCAGGCTCTGTAGACCTCTTGGAAtgacccctgtgttcacattaggaagggaGCAATACTGGcagtcagggcatatagaaatgTGCTGGAATTAATCTGAAAAGTCTTACCAAGGCCCCAGCATTTTAGTGAAAAAAGAagtgactcagtttagcttgTTCTAGTTTattaggcaaaacatgctgcaatgatgtgttgtggtgtgggtttttgctttgagttttcaggctagctttctatttcatttgtgtgttatgatttaaattatacatgccattgtgtgtcaattctctgtatccctgcctctgttgtTAGAattttccttgccaatcttccctcgctcaatatatcatttgctgttttgtatcgttacactgcttttgctattcccattggatttagttctgtatctCTGCCTtggactcctccctgagtgcattctcattggttgtttgctttgtattgccctgtctataaaatcCACGGCAAGACATGTGCTCCCggtccttggggttcagcttttagtttttattcttcagttgtacctttaataaatctcctcagtttaccccaagacccgtctcgcctctgcttcatctctgcaccccaaaagcaACCGCTGAGACCATTGGAGTTCCTGAGCGGGGAGAAAGAGTCTCCCCGGGGGGAAATGTGACGCACCCCAATGCTGGCAGCGCATCCTGGGAAACGCACACCGCAACAGATAAGGTGACCAAGGGGGCAATCCAAACCCCTCCAACAGAGCTTGGgggtttctaggatttttaTTCTGAGTCCATCTCCAAGCTGGCATTGGAGAAGGAAATCCCAAACTGCTCCTGGtcatctcctcttcctcaattgcttcactgcagctttcctttgttttaatttgaaaagcacCTGGAGTGGAGACTTACATGGCAGGGGCCCATGTGATCTGTAGAAGGAATAGTACAAGTACTACCAATCATAAAAACAACACCAGTATGaaagcagccccacagccaatTTCTCTGAAGGATTTTGTCTCCAATGGCTGGAGAATTTGAAAGGGAATCCAGGAAGCCAACTGTGCTGATCACTTTGGCCACACTAGCACACACACTGTGTTCACTGGGTCATTTGCTAGGTCACAGCCTTCTGTGGTTTGGGAAATCATCCctgcttttgcctttcctgCACAGGGAAGCTCAGGCAAAGCTCACCcactcccagctgccctcagaggcaaaaggaatgccccaggagctccctggcTGCACAACAACGGCTTCTGTAAGGAGTCCAAAATGTCTGTGTGAGACCACAGTAGTGACATTAATAGTGACTTTGTGACCCCCAGCAATGCTGTCCTAAGCAGAAATTTAGAAGGAGGATGAGCAagtgggagaaaaggagatgcCACCTTTCCTTTCCCGCTCTGATGGCTGCCTGTTTCCTGGCCCCTCTCTCCTCAAGATTTCTTCCTGTCCTCAGAGGCTCTTTTCTCCAACTCATGAGGTGtccttgtgctgcctgcactaCTTTGCTGCAGGGATGACAGCAATCAGGCTGCCAGAAGAGGCTGAAGAGAGGCTCCGCTAATTTGAGAAATGGATGCtgtccaaagggaaaaaacaaaagaaattgaaagtAAAGAgccaaaggagaaaggaaagcatcCTTTTCCAAACTGAGCTTCTATCAGGGTCAAGCTGGATTCCTCTAGCACCCAgaaacacagacagacacaaacGGCAGAGCGCAGATGGACTCAGCTCTGGCTTGCAGGCAGAGCAATGTCTTCCTTGGCAtgcccttcccctcctgtgctggctggcatCTTCCttcacagctgggacagccaaGGAAGTGGCCCACTCACCAGCTCCCTGTCTGCCACAAAACCTGGCAGCAAAGCCGCAGAGGTTCTCATCTACTTGACCGGGCCAGGCAGCACATGGGGCTGGCACAAATCCTGCTCAGCTGTCCCTGTTTGGCTGGCAGGAACCTCTAAGAGTGGGCCAGGAGGGACAAGCTGGGTGCGCTCTGAGgctcacaggcagctccacacagccctTGCCTTGCCACAGACCAGTGTAGAACCGCTTGGCAGGGACTGCTTTCCTTGAGTTCTTCAAGCCCCACTGCAGGCCtccacccccagcactgcaataGTTCACTGCCTTGGCTAGCAGCTAAACCTGAACACAGCAGCCAAGAGCAAAAGGGGGCCTCAGAAATGACCACAAGTTGCGAGCTCTCCTCTGAGGATTACCTAAGACACTTGGGCTTGTTTAGCCTGCAGAAGGGCAAGCCCCAAGGAGACCTTTCAATCTTGGAAGGGGCTTAGAAGAAAGATAGGGACACATCTGTTAGCAGGGCCAATTGCAAGAGGACAAAGGGGACTGCTTTTAAGCTCAAAGAGAGTGGATTCAGATTGGCTCTGAAGGTGGAAACTGTTTTCCAGGGGAGTGCTGAAACaggggcacaggctgcccagagagctggCAGGTGCTCCACCCCTGGcaacattcaaggtcaggttggatggggctctgagcaacctgatctccttGAGCATGTCCTTGCCAGTGGCAGGCagtttggactagatgaccttcaCTGGTCCCATCTAACCTCAGTCAGTCTTGGATCCCACTTGGTTTCCATTTGAAAAGcacccagagcagagatcaCTACAGGGGGCCCATCTGATGTCCTGGAGTTTGTGCAAGGGAAGAGCTGGTAGGCCTGCAGCCGCTTTGCATCGTACCTGCAGAAGTTCCTTGGCAGAGCCTCGCCTGTCCACAtccatctgcaggcagcagcccagaAAGTCACGCAAGGCAGCGGGCAGCCTGAGCGTGTGCACATCTGGTGCCCCCTGCGTGCTTATCAGATACatagcctggaggaaaggaaacaTGAGAGCCTTCCTGTTTCTTCCATATCCTTAAGTGCTCACCTAGACGCCGTATTTCAAGCTCCAGTCTGCAGTGGCAATTTTTTGCCTAGCAGACCATTAGAGATGAGCCTGCTCTCCCAAAAGACAAAAGGCTCTGGTGCAGCCCCAGTTATTGCAACCTGCAAGAGGCCTTGCCTTGACAGCTCATGAGAGCCCCAGGGACCTTTTTTCAAAGTGGGCCTTGGTGGAACCAGTTGAAGCTGTGGGCATGGGATTTTGTCTAATGGAGACAGACCAGAAGGACACCGGTACCTGAGCGTACTTGCACCTTACCCTGGCACTGTTTAGACGAATGTAAGGAGTCTCTCTTTTGGCCATGTGTATTCCCACGATGCCAAGGGACCAGATGTCCACTTTGGGGCCGTATGGCTCTCCTCTCACCACCTCGGGTGCCATCCAGCGAGGGGTGCCGACCACGGACTTCCGTTTACTGTGCTCAGGGGTGAGCCAAGTACAGAGGCCAAAAtcagctgaggagaaaaacaaacactgcttCAAAGAGGAAACCAAGGAAAAGGGTTTCTCACTCCAAGTCTCACAATGCAGTGCTCAATcttgctggaaaagcagctgtgctctctTTCCTCAGGACTGCAGCCAAGAAAATTGAGAGTTGTCCCCTTAACAAACCTGCCACGATTCCCACCTTGGCTTTTCCTCATTCACATGAAGGTTTACACTGTAACTCTCTCCCTTTGGAAGGAGCACACACAAACCAAAGTTACTCTTGACACCTTGTGCCTCTCAGCCCCACTCAGCACCTTCCAGCCGCACCCTGAGCTCGCAGCAGTGCTCCGTGCActctcagcagctccactgctggcacctggcagccaaacaaaagcagccccagcccagctcctccccgGAGTGCTGCGCCTGACCAAGAACACTCACCCAACTTGACGGCGCCATCCCGGCTCAGAAGGATGTTGGCACTTTTGATGTCCCTGTGGATCACCTGGTTGGCATGAAGGAAAGCCAGGCCTTGCAGgcactgagagagaaaaaagaaacaggaggCCAAAAGTTAGCCTGATCTGAATTCATCACACACAAAAGGAAACTGCTCATGAAGATTCACGGATCCCACAGGAACACTGAGTGCTGGCAAGAGGAAGAGCTTGCTGCTGCaaccccaggagagcaggatcTTTCCAAGGGAAGGCATCTTTGTTTCTGAGGGGCAAACATCAGTCGTTGCAGGAGTCTGTCCCCTGCAAAGCCAGTCACAATACTGCTGCTCCGGTGGATATGTTCTCCCCATCCCAAGGACAAAGGAGGGTTttccaaaagaggaaaagtccCTGCCTTAGGTACCAAGGGGATCACTGTCAGGCGGGAGACTGGAGGACAAGCGTCCGATGGCTGCCTCCACAGCAGATTTGGAAGTAGCTGATGAGTCAGTTTTCAGCAGCAAGCACCATGGGGGTGCCATGCCATCCCTTGAAGCTGAGACCTGTGAGAGATGAGTCTCCCTTTGGCTTTGCCGTTGGTCTCAAACTCGGACACCTTTGCATTTACAGGCAAAGAAGTCAGTGCAGAAAGATTGTGGGCAAAGGCTTGGAGAGGCaaagcacagaagagaaaatacaaaggaaaaggagacagagagtTCAACAATGGTAGAGAAGCGTAAAGAACAGACTATAGtaagggcagggacactggcAGACAGTTCCGTCCAGATGCTCTTGCTTCTCTGAAGCATAagagcaagacagaaaaaaagctctGAACATGGAATCACTCAGCAAAGCTTTCAAAGGACAAGCCCATCCAAGCCATCCCAAGCACAAGCAGGATTCCTTACCTCGCGACAGACTGTTGCTATGTGTCCTACAtccatccttttctttctgacaacCTCAGCTAAAGAGCCTCCGTCCATGtactccagcaccagcaggacagCCCCATTGACAAGGTagctggaagaggaaaacaacagcGTGGAGCTGAATGTGCAAAGCTAAATTGCCGTACGGAAGAAAAGCCTACAGTTGAGTTTTGCTTCCAGGTCACTGCTAAATGAAGATGGAATGAAATGAAGACACGCTCCACCTAGGCTATCCAGTGCTTGCAATCTGTGCTGTCTAAATGGGGAAGACACGTCCACAAAAAAGGAGATGGTTCAGGTGGCAAGCAGGCAAAAAAGGCTGTTTTGGGAGGCAAAGATAAATCTGGAAGCAGacacatcccagcagctgcttcatcATCTTCATACACAAATTGCACCCTTAATTCCAGCAACAAGGAGACACAAGTGTTCAGAGCTTTTGCCTTGGGCAAGTGGGTGTGCAGCACTGCGGACACCCTTTGGGAATTCTTGAATAAAGAACAGtcaaaaacaggaaaaccaaTTTCAAACCTGGCAAATTCTGTGTCTCCTAGTCTAGTCTTTTGGCATGCATAGCAATGGAAAAGAGTGGGAACATGGCAAGGCAAATCATTGCTGTGATGCTTTGCCAGCACTTCTCCTCTGACACTTGGAAAAATTCATGccccaaaacagcaaaagaacaTGCAGCCAGTGAACATACAGGCTGCTGGCTTAGTAAGAGAGCCAGATTTCTAAGAACAGTCTCCAAGCTCTTTATGCCAGGAACCATTCCTGGGGACAAAATGCAATCTCCTCCCACGTCTCTTACAGGAGTGGATTGCTGCAATAGAAAGATCACTTTTCAGCCAGTGAGGAAAGAGCTTTGCAATCTGTGCCTTGCATGTATGCAAACGAACATTCCCAGAACAACACCAGAACTATTTACCTTTGTAGGTAGGTGACAATATTGGggtgtcttttttctttcaagaccAGGATTTCTTTTAACACTTCCTCGACACCCTGGTGCTGGAGATTAAGTTCTTTTATGGCCACCTACAATGATGTTGAAAGCTGTTAGGAGCACACATTACATGAGCCTCTTTCTCCCGTGCGCTCATGAGCCTGGATGCCTTGTCACCTGGGTAAAAAGGGAATCCAAACCATCAACCACAAAATGCTAACAACACTCTCTGCACCCACAGACTTCTCAAATAGACTTTGTTTATCGCTTACACACCTTTTGCTAGCCAAAAGCAATGttgctgctgtgaaaagaaattgaaacCGCAGATAACACGTTAGCATTTCTAGGGGCTTTGACCAGCACTTCAGAAACTGCTGCCATTCTTGATTGTGCGCCAAAGTAAATACAGACAGACATTAGGGAGAAAATGCTGTCCAGAAAAGAACTCCAAGGCGACTCAAAGCAAAGTTGCAATTCTAGCACATCCCAACTTCTTCAGTTTGGATTTTGCATCTCTGAAGAACGTTCTTCACCACGCTCTAGACTTGTAATTATGTAGTGGGTTTAAAAACGAAGAATCCTTTCTGTGGTACATTATGGATACACACCAGGTTGAAATGGGCTTTAGGGCTTACAGAATGCCTTGTAGTGCAGTGCCTCCAAGTGCAGTTCTTGAgcgcagcactgcaggtggatCAGGAACTACTCCAGGACAATGGAGTAGTATTTGCTGAGAGCCACCAATGAGAATTCAGGACTCTGAACTTTTAGCCCCAAAGAACAGTGGGACTCTCCAAGACACACCATCGTGTCTGTTCAGtacaagcagcagctctgtaatGGCATGTCACTGACACAGGACCAACACAAGGTTGTATTATTCAAAGCTCTTCATCAACTTCTTCACACTGATGtctttgtctgtgtgtgtgtgtatgtatatgtgtggGTGTGTGTACCAGGTTACCTAGGACTGAAATGCCAAACTGCACTCCAGACGAGATCTTTCCTTCTTTAGGTCTTGCATTATATTTTCAAACTGCACCACGTGAtggaaaacaatgggaaatccTATCTGTGTCTGAACCTGGGCTTAAGAGGAATTGGTCCAAAAATGAGGGCTGTTGCCATCAGCTAATCTATGCATATTTAGCCAGTAAATCCAAGCCAGTGTGTCCTCAGAAAAACACCACTGCTGTCCTTGCATCCATTCAGCTAGGTAAGAAGGACAAAGCCTGTCCAAGATGCATTTTGCAGCCTGCTTCTGCGGGACAGCCTTTGTAGCAAAGACAGGCGGCCCAAAGCTCTGGCCACAGATCCCATCCCAGGGGAAATGAGATGCAAAATCTGCATGGGCTGTTGGCACTTACCTGTTGTCCCCTGGCAGCATTCAAGGCCTTAGAAACGGTGCCAAAAGCCCTACAAAAAAGACAGCGGTGAGAACAGAGAAGCTGTTCAGTGCTGAGAAGCAAAAGGCAGCCCAGGAGggagctctctgctgcctgaagCATCTCTAAAACACCAGAGGTCATCTACTCTTCAGCCAatggcacagcagcccagcagccctcTGCCGTGCAGCGTGTGCAAGAGAAAAGAGGCgtccaacaggaaaaaaaagggctgCTACAAATCTCCAAAGTACACACTAGAATATGGATGTGGgggttttctttgccttttcctttctgtgtctgtgcGTGTGGCGTGCCTTTCCAGGCAATGAAACATGTAGGCCTGTTGGGCCTTCTCACCTCTCTCTTGATTCTATCCGTTAAACTCAGGCAACACCACACAGCCCTTCTTAGTGTCCTGACCACTGAATATTGTTTTCAGCaagattttggaaagaaaacagctgttaTCTGACAGCTATCAGGAGGGAAGCTCTCTCTCAGGTTTTGCTTCCTTCCTTAGTGTGGCCATCTTACTTTGACTCATACAAAACCAAGTTTCctaggaaaacaagcaaactgGTGCCACACGCTTGAGGGACAGGAGggcttccaggtgctgctccctAAAGCAGGCAAGACTTTGGCAGCATCCAGTTATCTTTGATGATGCCATGTGATCAGTACTGAGACAGGGACAATCTAAAGCCGGGCTCTGAAGATGCTTGCAGCTTGCCTGACTTCCCACTTGATACTGCACCACCAAAATACCTGGCCCATA
This genomic window from Prinia subflava isolate CZ2003 ecotype Zambia chromosome Z, Cam_Psub_1.2, whole genome shotgun sequence contains:
- the LOC134564540 gene encoding serine/threonine-protein kinase PAK 3-like, whose product is MGQVFWWCSIKWEVRAFGTVSKALNAARGQQVAIKELNLQHQGVEEVLKEILVLKEKRHPNIVTYLQSYLVNGAVLLVLEYMDGGSLAEVVRKKRMDVGHIATVCRECLQGLAFLHANQVIHRDIKSANILLSRDGAVKLADFGLCTWLTPEHSKRKSVVGTPRWMAPEVVRGEPYGPKVDIWSLGIVGIHMAKRETPYIRLNSARAMYLISTQGAPDVHTLRLPAALRDFLGCCLQMDVDRRGSAKELLQHPFLKLAEPLFSLFWQPDCCHPCSKVVQAAQGHLMSWRKEPLRTGRNLEERGARKQAAIRAGKERSHGPLPCKSPLQVLFKLKQRKAAVKQLRKRR